The Lolium rigidum isolate FL_2022 chromosome 1, APGP_CSIRO_Lrig_0.1, whole genome shotgun sequence region AATATTTGTCAATATTTTTTTTCGAGtgtgacggggggggggggggaatcccCACCGTTTGTATATTACCTCGAACGACTTGGAGTCAGTCCAATACAAGGTGTATCTCAATATGAAAGTAGTAAAAAAGAGTTGTCTAAATTATTTCTCATTGGCCTTATCGCTAAACAATAGGAGAAAAGAAACACGTGCACTTAATTTAACAAGTTCAGCTAATAATAGTACAGACTAATTAACGATAGGATTAGAATTGTTTAATTAGGGTGCATATGCATGCCTACGTACTCACCTGTGCCGATGCAGCCATTCTTGACGCCCTTCCAGAGGTAGCTAGCTCCCCTTGAGGGCAGGCCACCCACACGGCCACACGCTTAATCTGCGTGCCCAATCGGTTCCTCTAGCAGCCATGGACGCTGCCGAGGGGAAGCCAacaccggcggcggcgccgtcccaCCCTCAAGGGCCGCCGCAGGTGAACCCCTGGTCGACGGGGCTGTTCGACTGCACGCAGGACCCGGCGAGCTGCTGGCTGACGTGCCTGTGCCCGTGCATCACCTTCGGTCAGCTGGCGGAGATCGTGGACCGCGGGTCGACGTCCAGCGGCGCGAGCGGGGCGCTGTACATGGGGATCGGGATCCTCACGGGCTGGGAGTTCCAGTGGATCTACTCCTGCTTCTACCGCACCAAGATGCGCGCGCAGTACGGCCTCCAGGAGACCCCCTTCCCGGACTGCTGCGTCCACTGCCTCTGCGAGCCATGCGCCATCTGCCAGGAGTACCGCGAGCTCAGGAACCGAGGCTTCGTCATGGACATCGGTTCGTTAATTAATTACCTTCCTTTCATTTACATGCATGGACTAGGACACATGCATGTTCGTTCTAAGTGGTTTTCTTACAGGATGGCACGCCAACATGGAGCTCCAGCAGCAGCAGGGCCGCGGCGGCACCGCTGCGACCTCGCCGCCCGCCATGCACGCAGATGGGATGACCCGCTGATCGATCATCCATCACTCAACACTCGGTGCTAGCTGCCTTGCTTTCATATATAGCTACATACGTACCTGTTGGATTCATACATTCATATAGTCTTTGCTAATGTAAATTAAATCGCAAAGCTTCCTCCATCTCATGGATGCAAGGAGAGTTGATCAATTTTGGAAGAAGAAAGTCCATTTTTCATCCTTAAACTTTCACCATTGTTCACTTGTCGTTATAAATGTTTCCTATGGTACAAAATAGACCCTGAACTTTGCCAACACATTCAAACGCCCGGTTTTGCTGATTTTCTTGCATAGATGAGCAAAATACAGACCTGGACCATGACCGAACCTAGGGTTGGGTTTTCTCACACGATGAACATGGATGACTTGTGGAGCGTATGTTGTTTTCATAGTTTTAGAGGGAGGAAATGCAAAGTACTCGCAGATGGGATGACCCGCTGATCGATCATCGATCATTCAACACTCGGTGCTAGCTGCCTTGCTTTCATATATAGCTACATACGTACCGGATTCATACATTCATATAGTCTTTGCTAATGTAAATTAAATCGCAAAGCTTCCTCCATCTCATGGATATGCAAGGGGAGTTGATTAATTTTGGAAGAAGAAAGTCCATTTTTCATCCTTAAACATTCACCAATGTTCACTTGTCGTTATAAATGTTTCCTATGGTACAAAATAGGCCCTGAACTTTGCCAACACATTCAAATGCCCGGTTTTGCTGATCT contains the following coding sequences:
- the LOC124662662 gene encoding cell number regulator 2-like, with the protein product MDAAEGKPTPAAAPSHPQGPPQVNPWSTGLFDCTQDPASCWLTCLCPCITFGQLAEIVDRGSTSSGASGALYMGIGILTGWEFQWIYSCFYRTKMRAQYGLQETPFPDCCVHCLCEPCAICQEYRELRNRGFVMDIGWHANMELQQQQGRGGTAATSPPAMHADGMTR